From one Acidibrevibacterium fodinaquatile genomic stretch:
- the rpmG gene encoding 50S ribosomal protein L33: protein MAKSNVVQIKLVSTAETGYFYVTKKNARNQTGKLELKKYDPVVRKHVPFREAKIK from the coding sequence ATGGCCAAGTCCAACGTCGTTCAGATCAAGCTCGTCTCTACCGCCGAGACCGGGTATTTCTATGTCACGAAGAAAAATGCCCGCAATCAGACCGGCAAGCTCGAGCTGAAAAAATATGATCCGGTCGTGCGCAAGCACGTTCCGTTCCGCGAAGCGAAAATCAAGTAG